From the genome of Arthrobacter alpinus, one region includes:
- a CDS encoding 3-oxoacyl-ACP synthase III, with protein sequence MIGNATFRHHNTSLLAVTSVEAPVVVTSADFDERLAPSLKRLRLSKRMLERVAGVQERRWWAPGTDFDDAAIEAGAKALAESGIEADQIGLLINTSVTRRNLEPSVAVKIHNGLGLPSSALNFDLANACLGFVNGITLAANMIDSGQIKYALIVAGEDAQATQETTFRRLNQESSTRADYLREFATLTLGSGAAAAVIGPADLHPGGHRILGGVSRAGTSHHELCVGGPDGMFTDTKGLLDNGLELVTDAWHEAHSNGWDWRKMDRYVTHQVSNSYTNAIIKAVDLVRSKVPITFPKWGNVGPASLPMTLAQEAQTLTPGDRVLCMGVGSGLNTAMMEIAW encoded by the coding sequence TTGATCGGCAACGCAACGTTTCGTCACCACAACACCTCCTTACTCGCCGTCACCAGTGTGGAAGCCCCGGTCGTTGTCACCTCCGCCGATTTTGACGAGCGTTTGGCCCCTAGCCTGAAGCGTTTGCGGCTTTCAAAGCGCATGCTTGAGCGGGTTGCCGGGGTGCAGGAGCGCCGCTGGTGGGCGCCGGGAACAGACTTTGACGACGCCGCCATCGAGGCAGGCGCCAAGGCCTTGGCAGAGTCCGGAATTGAGGCCGACCAAATTGGCCTTCTCATCAATACCTCCGTCACCCGGCGCAACCTGGAACCGTCCGTTGCCGTGAAGATCCACAACGGGCTGGGCCTGCCATCATCCGCCCTGAACTTTGATCTGGCCAACGCCTGCCTGGGATTCGTCAACGGAATCACGCTTGCCGCGAACATGATCGACTCCGGCCAAATCAAATATGCCCTCATTGTGGCCGGCGAGGACGCCCAGGCCACCCAGGAAACCACGTTCCGGCGCCTGAACCAGGAATCCTCCACGCGTGCCGATTATCTGCGCGAGTTTGCCACCTTGACGCTGGGCTCCGGTGCCGCTGCCGCTGTCATTGGACCGGCGGACCTGCACCCCGGCGGCCACCGCATCCTAGGCGGGGTGTCCCGGGCCGGGACCTCGCATCATGAACTGTGTGTGGGCGGCCCTGACGGCATGTTCACCGACACCAAGGGCCTGTTGGACAACGGTTTGGAATTGGTCACCGACGCTTGGCACGAGGCCCACAGCAACGGCTGGGACTGGCGCAAAATGGACCGGTACGTCACCCACCAGGTGTCCAACTCGTACACGAACGCCATCATCAAGGCCGTTGACCTGGTGCGCAGCAAGGTGCCCATCACGTTCCCCAAGTGGGGCAATGTGGGTCCTGCCTCGTTGCCCATGACACTGGCCCAGGAAGCACAGACGCTCACCCCCGGGGACCGGGTACTCTGCATGGGTGTGGGCTCGGGATTGAACACCGCGATGATGGAAATTGCGTGGTAG
- the smc gene encoding chromosome segregation protein SMC, with the protein MYLKSLTVRGFKSFASATTFDFEPGVTAVVGPNGSGKSNVVDALAWVMGEQGAKTLRGGKMEDVIFAGTSGRPPLGRAHVALTIDNADGALPIEYSEVTISRTLFRTGGSEYAINGTACRLLDIQELLSDSGLGKEMHVIVGQGQLDKVLHASAEDRRGFIEEAAGILKHRRRKEKTLRKLEAMSANLARLNDLTGEIRRQLTPLGKQAAVARRAQAVQFDVRDAKARLLADDIVTLTNAVVQDEADELALKARRGQVEADLLTARTHQAGLEQDAASAAPLLAAARDTWYQLSATREKFRSLGVLAAERHRHLGTTDVAADPSRDPDKLAEQALRLRTEEADLDLALEERRYGLETALEIKDDVEAAVRAEEQRVRELLRATADRREGLAKLAGAVASARSKVESSEAEIGRLHQGRAAGSQRHSAAAAEFAALEAQVAGVEQGEERLDADYEQAAAALAEIDSVIDELTAAQLAAERERDSLAARKDALAVGLLRKDGSAELIASGQPGVLSAMAELLTVEAGHESAIAAALGAAAEGVAVADSAAAVAALERIKADDGGRVTLVVAGGSVPEPARPELSQEVRAAVAAVPGAAVARAQIGGPVEFSPALDALLNGVVLVPGLAAASEVLKRFPALTAVTAEGDVLSVFSVRGGSASAPSLLELQAAVDETWAKLQAVTAEGERARFALAAATAQRVGAAAAESAALAALHDSDARLAAVSERLGSLGATLRSAAGESERHELALAVATANLERESQALAEIAQRLALAQQAPAESDPSMDERDALAAQATAARAVEMESRLSLRSTEEQLNAVRNRAAALERAAASERAAREQAAVRAKRRRAQGRKAAAVAAAVTTILDFIEASIGLAERERDTAEELRAQREVELMAVRSATVELEKELATLVDSVHKDELVRAAQRLRIETLENKAIEELGLTVDHLINEYGPATLVPPGPGEAADKWASLRVSVDDSGAEIPEGIPYVREEQEKRLKRAERDLAALGKVNPLALEEFAALEERHQFLSTQLEDLKSSRRDLMDIIKEVDARVEEVFTSAYADTAAQFEGVFGRLFPGGEGRLVLTDPSDMLTTGIEVEARPAGKRIKRLSLLSGGERSLTAVALLVAIFKARPSPFYVMDEVEAALDDTNLGRLITLFEELRESSQLIIITHQKRTMEVADALYGVSMRGDGVSQVISQRMDRADAQA; encoded by the coding sequence TTGTATCTAAAAAGTCTGACCGTGCGTGGATTCAAGTCATTCGCCTCGGCCACCACCTTCGACTTTGAACCCGGGGTGACGGCCGTCGTTGGCCCCAACGGCTCGGGTAAATCCAATGTGGTTGACGCCCTGGCCTGGGTCATGGGCGAACAAGGGGCAAAAACTCTGCGTGGCGGCAAAATGGAGGACGTCATTTTTGCCGGCACCTCCGGGCGGCCGCCCCTGGGCCGTGCCCATGTTGCCTTGACCATCGACAACGCCGACGGCGCCCTGCCGATCGAATACTCCGAGGTCACCATCTCCCGAACCTTGTTCAGGACCGGCGGCTCCGAGTACGCCATCAACGGCACCGCCTGCCGGCTCCTGGACATTCAGGAGCTACTCTCGGATTCGGGCTTGGGCAAAGAGATGCACGTCATTGTGGGCCAGGGCCAGCTGGACAAGGTGCTGCACGCCAGCGCGGAGGACCGCCGGGGCTTCATCGAGGAAGCCGCCGGCATACTCAAGCACCGCCGCCGCAAGGAAAAAACGTTGCGCAAGCTCGAGGCCATGTCCGCCAACCTGGCCCGCCTGAACGATCTGACCGGTGAAATCCGTCGCCAACTCACCCCGCTGGGCAAACAGGCAGCCGTGGCCAGGCGGGCCCAGGCAGTCCAATTCGACGTTCGCGACGCCAAGGCGCGCCTGCTAGCCGACGACATCGTGACCTTGACCAACGCCGTCGTACAGGACGAAGCCGACGAACTGGCGCTTAAGGCCAGGCGCGGGCAGGTGGAGGCGGACCTGCTGACGGCCCGGACGCATCAGGCCGGGCTGGAGCAGGACGCCGCGTCTGCCGCGCCGTTGCTGGCCGCAGCCAGGGACACCTGGTATCAGTTGTCGGCCACCCGGGAAAAGTTCCGGTCCCTGGGCGTGCTCGCCGCTGAGCGGCACCGGCATCTGGGGACCACGGACGTTGCCGCGGATCCCAGCCGGGATCCCGACAAGCTGGCTGAGCAGGCCCTGCGTCTGCGGACCGAGGAAGCCGATCTTGACTTGGCGTTGGAGGAGCGCCGCTACGGGCTGGAGACGGCCCTGGAAATCAAGGACGACGTTGAGGCCGCGGTTCGTGCCGAAGAGCAGCGCGTCCGGGAGCTGCTCCGGGCCACCGCCGACCGCCGGGAGGGGCTGGCGAAGCTCGCCGGGGCCGTGGCATCCGCGCGCTCCAAGGTTGAGTCCTCTGAGGCCGAGATTGGGCGCCTGCACCAGGGCCGGGCCGCAGGGTCCCAAAGGCACAGTGCGGCCGCCGCCGAATTTGCCGCATTGGAGGCGCAGGTTGCCGGCGTGGAGCAGGGTGAGGAACGCCTTGACGCCGACTATGAGCAGGCTGCCGCAGCCCTCGCCGAGATAGACTCCGTCATTGACGAGCTGACGGCTGCGCAACTGGCTGCCGAACGGGAACGCGATTCCCTGGCCGCCCGCAAGGATGCCCTGGCCGTGGGATTGCTGCGCAAGGACGGCTCGGCGGAGCTGATCGCCTCGGGTCAGCCCGGAGTGCTCAGCGCCATGGCCGAGCTGTTGACGGTGGAAGCCGGCCACGAGAGCGCCATCGCCGCAGCCCTGGGTGCCGCCGCTGAGGGTGTGGCTGTGGCCGATTCTGCCGCGGCCGTGGCGGCGTTGGAGCGGATCAAAGCCGACGACGGCGGACGAGTCACCCTGGTGGTGGCCGGCGGTTCCGTGCCGGAACCGGCGCGCCCGGAGTTGTCCCAGGAGGTGCGCGCCGCCGTCGCCGCCGTGCCCGGCGCCGCCGTCGCACGGGCCCAGATTGGCGGACCCGTCGAGTTTTCGCCGGCCCTTGACGCCCTGCTCAACGGCGTGGTGCTGGTTCCCGGCCTGGCCGCGGCGTCGGAGGTACTCAAGCGTTTTCCGGCCCTGACAGCCGTCACCGCCGAGGGTGATGTCTTGAGCGTATTTTCGGTGCGGGGAGGTTCGGCGAGTGCCCCGTCGCTGCTGGAACTGCAGGCGGCCGTGGATGAGACCTGGGCAAAGTTGCAGGCGGTCACGGCAGAGGGGGAGCGGGCCCGCTTCGCCTTGGCAGCGGCGACCGCACAGCGCGTTGGCGCCGCGGCAGCCGAGAGCGCGGCCTTGGCGGCCTTGCACGACTCCGACGCCCGGCTCGCCGCCGTCTCGGAACGGTTGGGGTCGTTGGGGGCAACCCTGCGCTCCGCTGCTGGGGAATCCGAACGCCATGAGCTGGCCTTGGCCGTGGCAACGGCTAACTTGGAAAGGGAATCCCAGGCGCTGGCAGAGATTGCCCAACGGCTGGCCCTGGCACAGCAGGCACCGGCGGAGAGCGACCCGTCCATGGACGAGCGGGATGCCTTGGCGGCCCAGGCGACGGCGGCGCGCGCTGTTGAGATGGAATCCCGCCTATCGCTGCGCAGCACCGAGGAGCAGCTCAACGCCGTCCGGAACCGGGCGGCCGCCTTGGAACGGGCCGCGGCCAGCGAGCGTGCAGCACGTGAGCAGGCAGCGGTGCGTGCCAAGCGGCGTCGTGCTCAAGGGCGCAAGGCCGCCGCCGTGGCCGCGGCTGTGACCACCATCCTGGATTTTATTGAAGCGTCCATTGGGCTGGCCGAACGTGAACGCGACACCGCCGAGGAACTGCGCGCCCAGCGTGAGGTTGAGCTGATGGCGGTGCGCTCAGCCACCGTGGAACTGGAGAAGGAACTGGCCACACTGGTCGATTCCGTGCACAAGGACGAGCTGGTCCGGGCCGCCCAGCGCCTGCGCATCGAGACGCTGGAAAACAAGGCCATCGAGGAACTGGGCCTCACGGTGGACCACCTCATCAACGAGTACGGGCCCGCCACGCTGGTACCCCCGGGCCCCGGGGAAGCCGCCGACAAGTGGGCTTCCCTGCGGGTGTCCGTCGATGATTCCGGCGCCGAAATCCCCGAGGGCATCCCCTATGTCCGTGAAGAGCAGGAGAAGCGGCTCAAACGAGCCGAGCGGGACCTGGCGGCGTTGGGGAAAGTGAACCCGCTGGCCCTGGAGGAGTTTGCCGCGCTGGAGGAACGCCACCAGTTCCTGTCCACCCAGCTGGAGGACCTAAAATCCAGCCGCAGGGACCTGATGGACATTATTAAGGAAGTGGATGCGCGGGTAGAGGAAGTGTTCACCTCTGCCTACGCCGACACGGCCGCGCAGTTTGAGGGCGTCTTTGGCAGGCTTTTCCCGGGAGGGGAGGGCCGGCTGGTGCTCACCGACCCCTCCGACATGCTCACCACCGGAATCGAGGTGGAGGCGCGCCCGGCAGGGAAGAGGATCAAACGGCTTTCCCTGCTCTCCGGCGGCGAGCGGTCATTGACGGCCGTGGCGCTGCTGGTCGCCATCTTCAAGGCCCGGCCCTCGCCCTTCTACGTCATGGATGAGGTTGAGGCGGCGCTGGATGACACCAACCTGGGTCGGCTCATCACCCTCTTTGAGGAACTGCGGGAGTCCAGCCAGCTCATCATCATCACCCACCAAAAGCGGACCATGGAAGTGGCCGACGCCCTCTACGGCGTCTCCATGAGGGGCGACGGCGTCTCCCAGGTCATCAGCCAACGCATGGACCGGGCTGACGCCCAGGCGTAA
- a CDS encoding NAD-dependent epimerase/dehydratase family protein — protein MLGRAVAQLLHNRGYTVRTLQRSAVTDPWESIQGSVADPDVAARAVAGVDAVIHLAAKVSFTGEWNDFVVTNVVGTRQLITAAQRAGVRDFVFVSSPSVAHFGSSIVGAGAGTADQSRAHGHYARSKAAAEELALAQDCPEFQVTAIRPHIVWGPGDTQLVERVIERARTGRLPLLDGGRALIDTTYVDNAADAIVRGLERMNYAHGQALVVTNGEPRPVGELIAGICAAAGVPAPGYSVPGWLARGAGSVIEKAWTAAGTRGWVHDEPPMTRFLAEQLSTAHWFDQRHTQAVLDWAPSVSIDEGLARLAAHYHTS, from the coding sequence ATGTTGGGGCGGGCCGTTGCACAGCTCCTGCACAACCGGGGCTACACGGTGCGGACACTGCAGCGCAGCGCCGTAACGGATCCTTGGGAGTCTATCCAGGGTTCCGTGGCGGATCCCGACGTGGCTGCCCGCGCCGTGGCAGGCGTTGACGCCGTCATCCACTTGGCTGCGAAGGTCTCCTTCACCGGCGAGTGGAACGACTTTGTTGTCACGAACGTCGTTGGCACCCGTCAACTGATCACCGCGGCGCAGCGTGCCGGGGTGCGGGATTTCGTGTTTGTTTCCTCCCCGTCGGTGGCCCACTTCGGCTCCTCGATTGTGGGGGCCGGGGCCGGCACTGCCGATCAGTCGCGGGCCCACGGACACTATGCCCGGTCCAAGGCCGCTGCAGAAGAACTGGCCCTGGCACAGGACTGCCCCGAATTCCAGGTCACAGCCATCCGGCCGCATATCGTCTGGGGCCCCGGTGACACCCAATTGGTGGAACGCGTTATTGAACGGGCAAGGACCGGACGGCTTCCCCTGCTCGATGGCGGCCGCGCCCTGATTGACACCACCTACGTGGACAATGCCGCCGACGCCATTGTGCGCGGCCTCGAACGCATGAACTACGCCCACGGTCAGGCCCTGGTGGTCACCAACGGCGAGCCTCGTCCGGTCGGTGAACTCATCGCCGGGATCTGTGCGGCGGCGGGCGTCCCGGCACCCGGATATTCGGTGCCGGGCTGGCTGGCCAGGGGTGCCGGATCGGTCATTGAAAAGGCCTGGACGGCTGCCGGAACCCGCGGCTGGGTTCACGATGAGCCTCCCATGACCCGGTTCTTGGCCGAACAGCTCTCCACCGCCCATTGGTTTGACCAGCGGCACACCCAGGCAGTCCTGGACTGGGCCCCTTCGGTCTCCATTGACGAGGGTCTGGCGCGGCTCGCCGCACATTACCACACGAGCTAA
- a CDS encoding helix-turn-helix transcriptional regulator codes for MSPPVPSIPVMLPSRKHLEHEALRAAESGSPLIVLGRSGSGRTAFAGRILLARAQRGNPVYRLTGAHALRCVPFAALAAVVAQLPGVTLRAGTPAHLLATLAHIAATQRPTILLDNAEEIDVQSAAVFAQLADSGVLSLVCIARSVAALPAPVRQLAVSSGAHRVGLEEIGFDDAVVLLEGFLGGRVNVSAVSFLLGYSGGNPLHLRELAFDAQAHESLAVRRGYWTLNPGWRPRGERIAELVATRLSEQPAEVREAVEILALTGELSLDFASMLLAPEVLDRAHDAGLVDIEGTLGPVPRVSLGSALTPHTVLATLGRRTLRAHSTLIRATLPRADMHPHTRLALALHSQDLDVVASPEELLLDAVVACRARQFESVIVLTRMVEDASFAQWSDERARTELALLRTQALHEAGRVDDAMKVLAAVPARGDERVRMSAAWVEFSGRGNLPGALTHLAAHEDDSAQVQVFARLLLLVGNQPCDIQALVLDAANPALPADLRLRIHSQLLAESIYRGAPSDTLAGIGQVLDGELWQAASPSARGELLHALHLAGIHDSIHQPALTAIKARLDWDTLAVDHATFVIAQACAVLEQGDAALAMDLTGQAQAMVDAADPHRLRGLIAAYQAVAAVMLGDRDQAVESYALFQASAVTSGHALRADAERSLLSVELFLHGRDAATMYCDRLVEDARARGRQLLVMRLLHDAWRLGLHDSASSITEAAVGMQGALARSLLRYAQVLEPVEEGAEAACVEEVVAEHVGTGRALYAAELANRAATLARDAGNRARASALLGLSAELARPLVGVNTPSLGRIRIQPAVLTEREREVCARAARGDSNVSIAEELYLSPRTVEGHLQRAYAKLGVSDRRQLLPVT; via the coding sequence ATGAGTCCACCAGTGCCTTCCATTCCCGTGATGCTGCCCTCGCGAAAGCATCTCGAGCATGAAGCGCTTCGTGCCGCTGAATCCGGTTCCCCGCTCATCGTTCTTGGAAGGAGCGGCAGCGGGCGTACCGCGTTTGCGGGCCGGATTCTCCTAGCACGGGCGCAGCGCGGCAACCCGGTGTACCGGCTCACTGGCGCCCACGCCCTTCGGTGCGTTCCCTTTGCCGCCCTCGCCGCCGTCGTTGCTCAATTGCCAGGGGTCACGCTGCGTGCCGGCACGCCCGCCCATCTCCTTGCAACGTTGGCCCATATCGCCGCCACGCAACGGCCCACCATTCTCCTTGACAACGCCGAAGAGATCGATGTTCAAAGTGCGGCGGTGTTTGCCCAACTGGCTGACAGCGGGGTCCTGTCACTGGTCTGCATTGCCCGTTCCGTGGCCGCCCTCCCCGCGCCGGTTCGCCAGCTCGCCGTGTCGTCCGGGGCCCACCGGGTGGGGCTGGAGGAAATTGGCTTTGACGACGCCGTCGTGCTGCTTGAGGGATTCCTTGGTGGGCGTGTGAACGTCAGCGCGGTCAGCTTCCTGCTTGGCTACTCAGGCGGGAACCCGCTGCACCTGCGTGAGCTTGCCTTCGATGCGCAGGCCCATGAATCCCTCGCAGTGCGCAGGGGCTATTGGACGCTGAACCCTGGCTGGCGGCCCCGCGGGGAGCGCATAGCAGAGCTTGTCGCGACCCGCTTGTCGGAGCAGCCCGCCGAGGTTCGTGAGGCGGTGGAGATTCTGGCCCTGACAGGTGAGTTGTCCCTTGACTTTGCCTCGATGCTTCTTGCTCCTGAGGTTTTGGACCGAGCTCACGATGCCGGGCTCGTTGACATTGAGGGTACCTTGGGCCCCGTGCCACGGGTGTCTCTGGGCTCTGCGCTGACACCCCACACAGTGTTGGCGACCTTGGGGCGTCGCACCCTTCGGGCCCATTCCACCCTCATTCGCGCAACTCTGCCGCGTGCAGACATGCACCCGCACACCCGGCTTGCACTGGCCCTGCACAGCCAGGACCTGGATGTTGTTGCCAGCCCGGAGGAGCTCTTGCTGGATGCGGTAGTGGCGTGCCGTGCCCGCCAGTTTGAGTCGGTCATTGTCTTGACGCGCATGGTGGAGGACGCGAGCTTTGCCCAGTGGTCCGATGAGAGGGCACGGACCGAACTGGCCCTCCTCCGTACGCAGGCACTTCATGAGGCCGGTCGCGTCGATGATGCCATGAAGGTCCTTGCCGCGGTTCCAGCCCGGGGCGATGAGCGTGTCCGCATGAGTGCGGCTTGGGTTGAGTTCAGCGGCCGCGGCAACTTGCCCGGTGCGCTCACCCATCTGGCCGCCCACGAGGATGACTCGGCGCAGGTACAGGTGTTTGCCCGTCTGCTGCTGCTGGTTGGAAACCAGCCCTGCGATATCCAGGCACTGGTCCTTGATGCAGCGAATCCCGCCTTGCCCGCCGACCTGCGTCTACGCATCCACAGCCAGCTCCTGGCCGAGTCAATCTATCGTGGCGCCCCTTCCGATACCCTGGCGGGGATTGGGCAGGTGCTCGACGGTGAACTCTGGCAGGCTGCCTCGCCCAGCGCCCGCGGGGAACTACTTCATGCCCTGCATCTGGCCGGAATCCATGACAGCATCCATCAGCCGGCGCTCACCGCCATCAAGGCCAGGTTGGATTGGGACACCCTCGCCGTTGACCACGCTACGTTTGTCATCGCGCAAGCGTGTGCCGTCCTGGAACAAGGCGACGCCGCACTCGCGATGGATCTTACCGGGCAGGCCCAGGCCATGGTCGACGCAGCCGACCCGCACCGGCTCCGTGGCCTCATTGCCGCCTACCAAGCCGTCGCCGCAGTCATGCTCGGCGATCGGGACCAGGCGGTGGAGTCATACGCCCTGTTCCAGGCCTCCGCCGTGACCAGCGGCCATGCCCTCCGGGCAGATGCCGAGCGTTCCCTGCTCAGCGTGGAGCTCTTCCTGCACGGCCGTGACGCCGCCACCATGTACTGCGACCGCCTGGTGGAAGACGCCCGGGCGCGGGGGCGGCAGCTGCTGGTGATGCGGCTTCTCCACGATGCGTGGCGCCTTGGCCTGCACGACTCCGCCTCCTCCATCACCGAGGCTGCCGTCGGCATGCAAGGCGCCTTGGCACGAAGCCTGCTGCGGTATGCACAGGTGCTGGAACCTGTGGAGGAGGGTGCAGAGGCTGCCTGCGTCGAGGAGGTGGTGGCCGAGCATGTTGGTACTGGCAGGGCTCTCTATGCCGCCGAATTGGCCAACCGGGCCGCGACCCTGGCCCGGGACGCCGGCAATCGTGCACGTGCCTCGGCCTTGCTTGGGCTGTCCGCTGAGCTGGCACGCCCCCTGGTGGGTGTCAACACCCCGTCGCTGGGGCGCATTCGCATCCAGCCCGCAGTGCTCACCGAGCGCGAGCGAGAGGTGTGCGCCCGCGCTGCCCGCGGTGACAGCAATGTCTCGATCGCCGAGGAACTGTACTTGTCGCCGCGTACGGTGGAGGGTCACCTTCAGCGGGCCTACGCAAAACTAGGTGTAAGCGACCGCCGGCAGCTTCTTCCCGTCACATAG
- a CDS encoding alpha/beta fold hydrolase, with translation MVAATAPGPLFPDPWPGVRASWRRTLSVPSTAAVDSPGTRHQWHFLDNDADVAATGLEPVGTLLCVHGNPTWSYLWRCLLAGATSPQTLAAAGPWRVIAVDQLDMGFSERTGTFRRLEDRITDLGDLTSALALSGPVVTVGHDWGGLISLGWATRHRDQLAAVVLTNTAVHPAGYSLPRALKLALHPAVHKWGTTTSSAFLRVTHRLAQPALAPEVRDAFMAPYTTTLRRAGVGNFVADIPATPAHPSWAALDAVSSGIRTLGVPAFMMWGPRDPVFSDRYLQDLLTRLPQANVHRFEGASHLVQEDQDIATPTFAWLAKNVPGAAVGQAVPVGQAPSRPGYRPMLAELDARRDDGSTAIVDMLGSGSTRALSWAELARDVDDLAVGLADLGVKAGDRVSLLVPPGINLTTLIYACLRLGAVIVVADAGLGTKGMSRAIKGAGPAYLIGIERALAGARLYNWPGVKIAADDFSGTGAALKANLLSVAATVPQLLADGRALRLAGMAPALGTANPDDDAAVLFTSGSTGPAKGVVYTHRRLAAMRDALKDTYKLAAGTALVAGFAPFALLGPALGATTVTPDMDVTAPRTLTALALGEAAAAIHATVVFASPAALVNVVATQDALTANAHAALSGVELVLSAGAPLAEPLLAQVQLLAPNAVLHTPYGMTEALPVTDIDLAGIRGAGAGNGVCVGRAVSGATVAIAPLNPDGTVVCEPTTDANVTGEILVCAPHVKARYDRLWITQELSTSIPGWHRTGDVGHLDTEGRLWVEGRLAHVLTTAGGALTPVAGEQALELLPVVTRAAVVGVGPAGTQVTVAIIETQPPAKQSGLADAAVAAAVRAAALGAGMELAAVLVIDAMPTDIRHNSKIDRTALSAWASRMLTGQKAGRP, from the coding sequence GTGGTAGCTGCCACCGCCCCTGGCCCGCTTTTTCCGGACCCCTGGCCGGGTGTGCGGGCCAGCTGGCGCCGCACCCTTTCGGTGCCCTCTACCGCAGCGGTTGACTCCCCCGGGACCCGCCACCAATGGCACTTTCTTGACAACGACGCCGACGTTGCCGCCACCGGTCTGGAACCGGTGGGAACCCTGCTGTGCGTGCACGGCAACCCCACCTGGTCCTACCTGTGGCGTTGCCTGCTTGCCGGGGCGACGTCCCCGCAGACGCTTGCCGCGGCCGGCCCGTGGCGGGTTATCGCCGTCGACCAGCTGGATATGGGCTTCTCCGAACGCACCGGCACGTTCCGGCGTCTGGAGGACCGGATCACCGATCTGGGGGACCTAACCTCTGCCCTGGCACTGTCAGGGCCGGTGGTGACCGTGGGCCATGACTGGGGCGGGCTCATCTCCCTGGGCTGGGCCACCCGCCACCGCGATCAGCTGGCCGCTGTGGTGTTGACCAACACGGCCGTCCACCCGGCAGGCTATTCGCTGCCCCGTGCCCTGAAACTCGCTCTGCACCCGGCCGTCCACAAGTGGGGCACGACGACGTCCTCCGCCTTCTTGCGTGTGACTCACAGACTCGCGCAGCCCGCCCTGGCCCCGGAGGTGCGTGACGCCTTCATGGCACCCTACACAACAACACTGCGCCGCGCCGGCGTGGGCAATTTTGTGGCAGACATCCCCGCCACCCCGGCCCACCCGTCGTGGGCGGCGCTGGATGCCGTCTCCTCCGGCATCCGTACCCTGGGCGTGCCGGCCTTCATGATGTGGGGCCCCCGGGACCCCGTGTTCTCCGACCGCTACCTGCAGGATCTACTCACCCGGCTTCCCCAGGCCAACGTCCACCGCTTCGAGGGCGCCAGCCACCTGGTCCAGGAAGATCAGGACATCGCCACCCCCACTTTTGCCTGGCTCGCCAAGAACGTCCCGGGCGCTGCCGTTGGTCAAGCCGTCCCCGTTGGTCAAGCTCCGTCGAGACCCGGGTACCGCCCCATGCTGGCCGAGCTGGATGCCCGTCGCGATGACGGCTCCACCGCCATCGTGGACATGCTCGGCTCCGGGAGCACAAGGGCCCTGAGTTGGGCCGAACTGGCCCGTGATGTCGACGATCTGGCCGTGGGTCTTGCCGATCTGGGCGTCAAAGCCGGTGACCGCGTCAGCTTGCTGGTCCCACCAGGAATTAACCTAACAACGCTAATTTATGCCTGCCTGCGACTTGGTGCGGTCATAGTTGTGGCCGATGCAGGCCTGGGCACGAAGGGCATGAGCCGTGCCATCAAGGGAGCCGGACCGGCATACTTGATTGGTATTGAGCGGGCCTTGGCTGGTGCCAGGCTCTACAACTGGCCGGGTGTGAAGATCGCCGCCGACGACTTCTCCGGTACCGGGGCGGCCCTGAAGGCGAACCTGCTTTCCGTGGCGGCAACAGTGCCCCAGCTGTTGGCCGACGGCCGGGCATTGCGTCTGGCCGGCATGGCACCGGCCCTTGGCACAGCCAATCCGGACGATGATGCCGCCGTGCTGTTCACCTCCGGCTCCACCGGTCCGGCCAAGGGCGTTGTGTACACGCACCGCCGTTTGGCGGCCATGCGCGACGCCCTCAAGGACACGTACAAGCTGGCGGCCGGCACCGCCCTGGTGGCGGGTTTTGCCCCGTTCGCCCTTTTGGGGCCGGCCCTGGGTGCTACCACCGTCACCCCCGACATGGACGTGACGGCGCCTCGCACCCTGACGGCGCTGGCCCTCGGGGAGGCCGCAGCGGCCATCCACGCAACAGTGGTTTTTGCCTCCCCTGCGGCACTTGTCAACGTGGTGGCCACCCAGGATGCACTGACGGCCAACGCGCATGCCGCACTGTCCGGCGTCGAACTGGTCCTTTCAGCAGGAGCCCCCTTAGCCGAGCCGTTGCTGGCCCAGGTGCAGCTGCTCGCCCCCAACGCCGTGCTGCATACCCCGTACGGCATGACCGAGGCCCTGCCTGTGACGGACATTGACCTGGCCGGTATTCGCGGCGCCGGGGCAGGGAACGGAGTGTGCGTGGGGCGTGCCGTCAGCGGTGCCACCGTGGCAATTGCCCCGCTGAATCCCGACGGAACAGTGGTCTGTGAACCGACCACTGACGCCAACGTCACGGGCGAGATCCTGGTCTGTGCCCCGCACGTCAAGGCACGCTACGACAGGCTGTGGATCACGCAGGAACTCAGCACATCCATTCCAGGCTGGCACCGCACAGGCGATGTGGGCCATCTGGACACCGAGGGCCGGCTCTGGGTGGAAGGCCGGCTGGCCCACGTGCTGACCACCGCCGGCGGGGCGTTGACCCCCGTGGCCGGCGAACAGGCCCTGGAATTGCTGCCCGTAGTGACGCGCGCCGCGGTGGTGGGGGTGGGGCCAGCAGGCACCCAGGTGACTGTCGCCATCATTGAAACCCAGCCTCCTGCAAAGCAGTCTGGTCTGGCGGATGCCGCAGTGGCCGCTGCCGTCCGTGCCGCTGCGCTGGGAGCGGGCATGGAGCTGGCGGCGGTGCTTGTCATCGACGCCATGCCCACCGACATCCGGCACAATTCAAAGATTGACCGCACGGCACTTTCCGCGTGGGCCTCGCGCATGCTGACGGGGCAGAAAGCGGGCCGGCCGTGA